The sequence below is a genomic window from Streptomyces sp. NBC_00289.
GTCACCGGCACGTCCTCGGCGAGAGCCTGCGAGCCGTCAGGGTCTTCGCGCGCGCCGCCTTCGACGTGATCGTCCTCGGCGAGTACGGCGAGGAGGCGGGCGTCCGCCGCAGGTGACCGCTCAGCTCTCCGCGAGCAGTTCGTCCGCGTCCATGATCCGGTACGCGTAGCCCTGTTCGGCCAGGAAGCGCTGCCGGTGGGCGGCGAAGTCCTGGTCGATCGTGTCGCGGGCCACCACGGAGTAGAAGTGCGCCTTGTGCCCGTCGGCCTTCGGCCGCAGCACCCGGCCGAGACGCTGGGCCTCCTCCTGGCGTGAGCCGAAGGTGCCCGACACCTGGATGGCGACCGTCGCCTCCGGCAGGTCGATCGAGAAGTTGGCGACCTTCGACACCACCAGCACGCTGATCTCGCCCTCCCGGAAGGCGCCGAAGAGCTTCTCGCGCTGCGCGTTGCTCGTCTCGCCCTTGATGACCGGCGCGTTCAGGTGCTCACCCAGCTCGTCCAGCTGGTCGATGTACTGCCCGATGACGAGGATCTGCTGCCCGGCGAACCGGCGCACGATCGCCTCGGTCACCTTCCGCTTGGTCGCGGTGGTCGCGCAGAAGCGGTACTTCTCCTCCGCCTCGGCGGTCGCGTAGGCCAGCCGCTCGGAGTCCGTCAGGTTGACCCGCACCTCGACACAGTCCGCGGGCGCGATGTACCCCTGCGCCTCGATCTCCTTCCACGGCGCGTCGAACCGCTTCGGCCCGATGAGCGAGAAGACGTCCGACTCGCGCCCGTCCTCCCGCACGAGGGTCGCCGTGAGCCCCAGCCGCCGCCGCGCCTGGAGGTCCGCCGTGAACTTGAACACCGGCGCGGGCAGCAGGTGCACCTCGTCGTAGAGGATCAGCCCCCAGTCCCGCGAGTCGAACAGCTCCAGGTGCGGGTAGACGCCCTTCCGTCTCGTCGTCAGCACCTGGTACGTGGCGATGGTGACGGGCCGGATCTCCTTCCGGGTCCCGCTGTACTCGCCGATCTCCTCCTCGGTCAGGCTCGTGCGCTTGACCAGCTCGTGCTTCCACTGCCGGGCCGAGACGGTGTTGGTGACCAGGATCAGCGTGGTCGACTTGGCCTGCGCCATCGCCCCCGCGCCCACCAGGGTCTTGCCCGCGCCGCAGGGCAGGACGACGACACCCGAGCCGCCGTGCCAGAAGTTCTCCACGGCCTGCTTCTGGTAGGGCCGCAGCGCCCACCCGTCCTCGTCCAGCTCGATCGGGTGCGCCT
It includes:
- a CDS encoding DNA repair helicase XPB: MSCLIVQSDKTLLLEVDHERADDCRRAIAPFAELERAPEHIHTYRVTPLGLWNARAAGHDAEQVVDALVEYSRYPVPHALLVDIAETMDRYGRLTLSKHPAHGLVLTTTDRPVLEEILRSKRIIPLIGARLDPDTVAVHPSERGQIKQTLLRLGWPAEDLAGYVDGEAHPIELDEDGWALRPYQKQAVENFWHGGSGVVVLPCGAGKTLVGAGAMAQAKSTTLILVTNTVSARQWKHELVKRTSLTEEEIGEYSGTRKEIRPVTIATYQVLTTRRKGVYPHLELFDSRDWGLILYDEVHLLPAPVFKFTADLQARRRLGLTATLVREDGRESDVFSLIGPKRFDAPWKEIEAQGYIAPADCVEVRVNLTDSERLAYATAEAEEKYRFCATTATKRKVTEAIVRRFAGQQILVIGQYIDQLDELGEHLNAPVIKGETSNAQREKLFGAFREGEISVLVVSKVANFSIDLPEATVAIQVSGTFGSRQEEAQRLGRVLRPKADGHKAHFYSVVARDTIDQDFAAHRQRFLAEQGYAYRIMDADELLAES